Proteins co-encoded in one Haloarcula pelagica genomic window:
- the ligA gene encoding NAD-dependent DNA ligase LigA, with protein MAAVSEDDLADNPYVEDPPTEFDPVADLDADSAREQARELREAIRYHDYRYYVENDPLIGDRTYDALFARLQDLEGAFDLDTTGSPTQRVGGTPLDELGEVDHVAPMRSIDQSGEADAVREFDRRVRDRLADADYEGDLRYFCEPKFDGLSVEIVYEDGRYQRAATRGDGQVGEDVTENVRTIASVPQRLRGDYPDFLAVRGEVYIPREAFTAFNRERVEAGEDPFANPRNAAAGTLRQLDPSVTARRPLSIFFFGVLDASVDFESHSDIHERLPEWGLRVSDRLRPVADIEGAIDYRDDQLAARDDLDYEIDGVVIKVDDMDACDLLGTTARAPRWAFAYKFPARKGETTLRDVVVQVGRTGRLTPVALLDPVEVGGVTVSRASLHNPSLVAELGVAVGDRVRIKRAGDVIPEVVEVVESDGDGHFAFPETCPVCDSVVERDGPMAFCTGGLSCPAQRERAVEHYASRGALDIEGLGEKAVAQLLDAGFVTDPADLYDLSAEDLTELDGWGETSARNLIEAVEGTREPPLADFLVALGIPEVGGVTARNLATEFGSFDAIRTAADEGDREAFEAVPDVGPVVADAIVEFFRGEGNRDVLDRLLDHVDPQDAAATGGEELAGLTFVFTGSLEEYTRSDAQELVERHGGSATGSVSGNTDYLVVGANPGQRKREDAADNDVRELDEAAFETLLAERGVL; from the coding sequence ATGGCAGCCGTCTCCGAGGACGACCTGGCGGACAACCCCTACGTCGAGGACCCGCCGACCGAGTTCGATCCGGTCGCGGACCTCGACGCGGACAGCGCCCGCGAGCAGGCCCGGGAGCTGCGCGAGGCCATCCGGTATCACGACTACCGCTACTACGTCGAGAACGACCCCCTGATCGGCGACCGGACCTACGACGCGCTGTTCGCCCGGTTGCAGGATCTGGAAGGAGCGTTCGACCTCGACACGACTGGCAGCCCCACCCAGCGGGTCGGCGGGACGCCGCTCGACGAACTCGGCGAGGTCGACCACGTCGCGCCGATGCGGTCGATCGACCAGAGCGGCGAGGCCGACGCGGTCCGAGAGTTCGACCGCCGCGTCCGGGACCGACTCGCCGACGCCGACTACGAGGGCGACCTCCGGTACTTCTGTGAACCGAAGTTCGACGGCCTCTCGGTGGAGATCGTCTACGAGGACGGCCGCTACCAGCGGGCCGCGACCCGCGGCGACGGCCAGGTCGGCGAGGACGTGACCGAGAACGTCCGCACCATCGCCAGCGTCCCCCAGCGACTCCGGGGGGACTACCCCGACTTCCTGGCCGTCCGGGGCGAGGTGTACATCCCCCGCGAGGCGTTTACGGCGTTCAACCGCGAGCGCGTCGAGGCCGGCGAGGACCCCTTCGCGAACCCGCGCAACGCCGCTGCCGGCACCCTCCGGCAACTCGACCCGAGCGTCACCGCCCGGCGGCCCCTCTCGATCTTCTTCTTCGGCGTGCTGGACGCCTCCGTCGACTTCGAGAGCCACAGCGACATCCACGAGCGACTGCCCGAGTGGGGCCTGCGGGTCTCTGACAGACTCCGGCCCGTCGCGGACATCGAGGGCGCGATCGACTACCGGGACGACCAACTGGCCGCCCGGGACGACCTGGACTACGAGATCGACGGCGTCGTCATCAAGGTCGACGACATGGACGCCTGTGACCTGCTCGGGACGACCGCGCGGGCGCCCCGGTGGGCCTTCGCCTACAAGTTCCCCGCCCGCAAGGGCGAGACGACGCTCCGGGACGTGGTCGTCCAGGTCGGTCGCACCGGCCGGCTCACCCCGGTCGCCCTGCTCGACCCGGTCGAAGTCGGCGGCGTCACGGTCTCGCGGGCCTCGCTGCACAACCCCTCGCTGGTCGCGGAACTCGGTGTCGCCGTCGGCGACCGCGTCCGGATCAAACGCGCCGGCGACGTGATCCCCGAAGTCGTCGAGGTCGTCGAGTCCGACGGTGACGGCCACTTCGCGTTCCCCGAGACCTGCCCCGTCTGTGACAGCGTCGTCGAGCGCGACGGGCCGATGGCGTTCTGTACCGGCGGGCTCTCCTGTCCCGCCCAGCGCGAACGCGCGGTCGAGCACTACGCCAGCCGCGGCGCCTTGGACATCGAGGGGCTGGGCGAGAAGGCGGTCGCGCAACTGCTGGACGCGGGGTTCGTCACCGATCCGGCCGACCTCTACGACCTCTCCGCCGAGGACCTGACCGAACTGGACGGGTGGGGCGAGACGAGCGCCCGGAACCTGATCGAGGCGGTCGAGGGGACACGGGAGCCGCCGCTCGCGGACTTCCTGGTCGCGCTCGGGATTCCCGAGGTCGGCGGTGTGACGGCGCGGAACCTCGCCACGGAGTTTGGCAGCTTCGACGCCATCCGAACGGCCGCGGACGAGGGCGACCGCGAGGCGTTCGAGGCGGTCCCAGATGTCGGCCCGGTCGTCGCCGACGCCATCGTCGAGTTCTTCCGCGGCGAGGGCAACCGGGACGTGCTCGACCGGCTGCTGGATCACGTCGACCCACAGGACGCCGCGGCGACCGGCGGCGAGGAACTCGCCGGGCTCACGTTCGTGTTCACGGGCTCGCTGGAGGAGTACACCCGCAGCGACGCCCAGGAACTCGTCGAGCGCCACGGCGGGTCGGCGACGGGCAGCGTCTCGGGCAACACGGACTACCTGGTGGTCGGCGCGAACCCGGGCCAGCGAAAACGAGAGGACGCGGCCGACAACGACGTGAGAGAGCTGGACGAGGCAGCGTTCGAGACGCTGCTCGCCGAGCGCGGTGTCCTATAG
- a CDS encoding riboflavin synthase, protein MYTGIVEATGTIRSTDRTDDGLTLRVDAPFERSVGDSLAVDGVCLTVADHDGGRLVADCSTETVARTTVDRRRPGDTVNLERPLAADGRFDGHVVKGTVDTTTRLAAIREDGDTHEYVFERPETPYVVEKGAVALDGVSLTVTAIDGGTFSVATVPETRRVTTLSEYAPGDRANVEYDVLAKYARGPAVEA, encoded by the coding sequence GTGTACACCGGCATCGTCGAAGCCACGGGCACGATTCGTAGCACCGACCGGACCGACGACGGACTGACGCTGCGCGTCGACGCGCCCTTCGAGCGGAGTGTCGGCGACAGCCTCGCCGTCGACGGCGTCTGTCTCACCGTCGCGGACCACGACGGCGGCCGCCTCGTCGCCGACTGCTCGACGGAGACTGTCGCACGGACGACCGTCGACCGCCGGCGCCCCGGTGACACCGTCAACCTCGAACGCCCGCTGGCGGCCGACGGCCGCTTCGACGGCCACGTCGTCAAGGGCACCGTCGACACGACGACGCGACTGGCGGCGATCCGCGAGGACGGCGACACCCACGAGTACGTCTTCGAGCGTCCAGAGACGCCCTACGTCGTCGAGAAGGGCGCGGTGGCACTCGACGGCGTGAGTCTCACCGTGACCGCGATCGACGGCGGGACGTTCAGCGTCGCGACGGTCCCGGAGACCCGCCGGGTGACGACACTCTCGGAGTACGCGCCCGGCGACCGCGCCAACGTCGAGTACGACGTGCTGGCGAAGTACGCCCGGGGACCGGCCGTCGAGGCCTGA
- a CDS encoding ABC transporter permease subunit — protein MSDRQADTAGQFVLDLLAGADDRLHGLDWYPIVKKEFSDTVRTRSLLLLTGLYLALFVLPLIVTLYTDLGGQAATAVTALVQGIAVRLLSVIVPISAIALTYAAISGERQRGSLKILLSLPYTRRDVVVGKLFGRFFVLGAPLVGTLLLQVLVVLPEAESGFQARTVAVLIGLTLLLALSFVGFTLGASAATSTTRRSLIAAGGIWVYLFALWNSVSRGIGGLLRDRTGLEQALTLKLELFVKLLNPTQAYQTLLQSLASSETTVAQARASMFGSLLGGRSSLIRQQAAAQTLSESVPWYLSDPMAVAVLLLWCVVPVAIGYGLFARADL, from the coding sequence ATGAGCGACCGACAGGCAGACACCGCCGGGCAGTTCGTCCTCGACCTCCTCGCGGGCGCCGACGACCGGCTCCACGGGCTCGACTGGTATCCGATCGTCAAGAAGGAGTTCTCGGACACGGTCCGGACCCGCTCGCTGCTGTTGCTGACCGGGCTGTATCTCGCGCTGTTCGTCCTCCCGCTGATCGTGACGCTGTACACCGACCTGGGCGGGCAGGCGGCGACGGCGGTGACCGCGCTCGTCCAGGGGATCGCGGTCCGGCTGCTGTCTGTCATCGTCCCGATCTCGGCGATCGCGTTGACCTACGCCGCGATCTCGGGCGAGCGACAGCGGGGCTCGCTGAAGATCCTCCTCTCGCTGCCGTACACCCGCCGCGATGTCGTCGTCGGCAAGCTGTTCGGCCGCTTTTTTGTCCTCGGCGCGCCGCTGGTCGGGACCCTGCTCCTCCAGGTGCTCGTGGTCCTGCCCGAGGCGGAGTCGGGGTTCCAGGCACGGACCGTCGCGGTCCTCATCGGCCTGACGCTGCTGCTCGCGCTGTCCTTCGTCGGTTTCACCCTCGGAGCGTCGGCCGCGACATCGACCACACGGCGGTCGCTCATCGCCGCCGGCGGGATCTGGGTGTATCTCTTCGCGCTGTGGAACTCCGTCTCCCGCGGGATCGGCGGACTCCTCCGTGACCGGACCGGGCTCGAGCAGGCGCTGACGCTGAAGCTCGAACTGTTCGTCAAGCTGTTGAACCCGACCCAGGCCTACCAGACGCTGCTCCAGTCGCTCGCAAGTTCGGAGACCACCGTCGCCCAGGCCAGGGCGTCGATGTTCGGGAGTCTGCTGGGCGGCCGATCGAGTCTCATCCGCCAGCAGGCCGCCGCACAGACGCTGTCGGAGTCGGTGCCGTGGTACCTCTCGGACCCCATGGCGGTCGCGGTCCTGCTGCTGTGGTGTGTCGTCCCCGTCGCGATCGGCTACGGGCTGTTCGCCCGCGCCGACCTATAG